Proteins found in one Rhizobium sp. BT04 genomic segment:
- a CDS encoding acyl-homoserine-lactone synthase, whose protein sequence is MLRILTRDMLETEPHAFDQMFRARAAVFRDRLGWQVDVRDQWERDRYDEAEDPVYLVTQRPSGTLTGSLRLLPTTGATMLKSEFRHFFDEPIDVDSPTTWECTRFCLHPLAGHIDQSRTVATELLSGLCDLALDTGIESIVGVYDVAMVGVYRRIGWRPTPLARSRPEIGKLYVGLWDVTAENCRTLRANLSRLLEQASPFPDRALVDGDMR, encoded by the coding sequence ATGTTGCGGATACTCACCAGGGACATGCTCGAGACTGAGCCGCATGCATTCGATCAAATGTTTCGGGCACGCGCCGCCGTTTTTCGCGATCGTCTGGGATGGCAGGTCGATGTCAGGGACCAGTGGGAAAGGGACCGTTACGATGAGGCGGAAGATCCCGTATATCTCGTCACGCAACGGCCTTCCGGCACGCTGACGGGTTCGCTGCGCCTGCTGCCGACCACGGGAGCGACGATGCTCAAAAGCGAGTTCCGGCATTTCTTCGATGAGCCTATCGACGTCGATAGCCCGACGACTTGGGAATGTACCCGCTTTTGCCTTCATCCGCTTGCCGGACACATCGATCAATCGCGCACAGTCGCCACGGAACTGCTCTCCGGGCTTTGCGATCTTGCGCTCGACACCGGTATCGAAAGCATCGTCGGCGTCTATGATGTCGCGATGGTCGGGGTGTACCGCAGGATCGGCTGGAGGCCGACGCCGCTTGCCCGATCCCGGCCCGAAATCGGCAAGCTGTATGTCGGCCTATGGGATGTGACGGCGGAAAATTGTCGGACACTTCGGGCCAACCTGTCCCGACTTCTGGAGCAAGCCTCTCCCTTTCCTGACAGAGCCCTTGTCGATGGCGACATGCGGTAA